A single genomic interval of Sceloporus undulatus isolate JIND9_A2432 ecotype Alabama chromosome 2, SceUnd_v1.1, whole genome shotgun sequence harbors:
- the STK19 gene encoding serine/threonine-protein kinase 19 translates to MKRKHQLISEAFKAKKQKLAFGSEPVEQEGPEAVESALQYLASLFPRKLFEDSLPPLILRHQIYSLVKDRTTVDRHLSQLKDEGRIRMFQHGFDADTFVVTFTDDYKAKVLEFASGKEFARTVKKFLDSVLTSCPDISYDKKRMLNEFGFRDTEITQLVNAGLLTVRDAGSWWLAVPGAGRFVKYFIKGRKAVLGMIQKAKYKEVLLSDLQNRRAPSAVKLGIPYHIHDIIGAQLVDCVPTTTGTLLRLADD, encoded by the exons ATGAAGAGGAAGCACCAGCTCATTTCTGAGGCTTTCAAGGCCAAGAAACAGAAGCTGGCTTTTGGATCAGAGCCTGTGGAACAAG AGGGTCCTGAAGCAGTGGAATCTGCTCTCCAGTATTTGGCCTCTCTTTTCCCTCGCAAATTGTTTGAGGATTCACTGCCGCCCTTGATTCTGAGACACCAGATCTACAGTCTTGTCAAAGACCGCACAACTGTGGACAGGCATCTG agcCAACTGAAGGATGAAGGCCGGATCAGGATGTTCCAGCATGGCTTCGATGCAGACACATTTGTCGTGACATTCACAGATGACTACAAAGCTAAG GTGCTGGAGTTTGCATCTGGGAAGGAATTTGCCCGGACAGTGAAGAAGTTCCTAGATTCTGTCCTCACTTCCTGTCCTGACATCAGCTATGACAAAAAGAGGATGCTAAATGAATTTGGCTTCAGGGACACTGAGATCAC GCAGCTGGTGAATGCTGGACTCCTGACTGTCCGTGATGCTGGAAGCTGGTGGCTAGCAGTGCCTGGAGCAGGCCGCTTTGTCAAATACTTCATCAAAG GGAGAAAAGCTGTGCTGGGTATGATTCAGAAAGCGAAATACAAGGAAGTTCTACTATCTGATTTACAGAATCGTCGAGCTCCAAGTGCTGTAAAACTGGGCATTCCCTACCACATACATGACATCATTGGAGCCCAGCTGGTTGACTG tgtgcCAACTACAACAGGAACTCTTCTCCGACTGGCTGATGATTAA